The following are encoded together in the Bradyrhizobium sp. CCGUVB1N3 genome:
- a CDS encoding LysR substrate-binding domain-containing protein has translation MAPLPLRALRVFEAAARTGSFRAAAGELGLTPSAVSHAIRDFEEQIGTTLFERAGRRMLVNQAGEELLRRVSGAFDELRNGLEVASARSSNLLRVHCAPSLAAQWLMPRLRGLIEKHPELEVRLAAGTDYPHFRNDEFDVDICYGPPRQEGMVVLPLGEEIIRPMCAPSLAGAIREPADLLKLPLIESEQKRVRWNAWFATNGLSAPGPGGFRFDRSFMAIAAAVDGLGVTLESTRFAERELASGRLVAPLAGRANDPSYVEHYLVCPPQAKHRRSVRTFTRWITKELGLVETGQKR, from the coding sequence ATGGCTCCGCTACCCCTTCGGGCTCTCCGGGTTTTCGAGGCGGCCGCACGCACGGGATCGTTCCGCGCGGCTGCGGGCGAGCTCGGGCTGACGCCGAGCGCGGTCAGCCACGCGATCCGGGACTTTGAAGAGCAGATCGGGACGACGCTGTTCGAGCGTGCCGGACGCAGAATGCTGGTCAATCAGGCCGGCGAGGAACTGTTGCGGCGCGTGTCCGGTGCCTTTGACGAGCTGAGGAACGGGCTTGAGGTTGCCAGCGCACGCTCCTCCAACCTCTTGCGGGTTCATTGTGCGCCGAGTCTTGCGGCGCAATGGCTGATGCCCCGGCTGCGCGGACTGATCGAGAAGCATCCCGAGCTGGAGGTGAGGCTGGCCGCAGGAACGGACTATCCCCATTTCCGCAACGACGAGTTCGACGTCGATATTTGTTACGGACCGCCGCGCCAGGAAGGCATGGTTGTCCTGCCGCTCGGCGAGGAAATCATACGTCCAATGTGCGCCCCCTCGCTTGCCGGTGCCATCCGCGAACCCGCTGACCTGCTCAAGCTCCCGCTGATCGAAAGCGAGCAAAAGCGTGTCCGCTGGAATGCCTGGTTCGCGACAAACGGTCTCTCGGCGCCGGGCCCGGGCGGGTTTCGGTTCGATCGCAGCTTCATGGCGATTGCCGCGGCCGTCGATGGTCTCGGCGTGACCCTTGAATCGACACGATTTGCCGAGCGCGAACTTGCAAGCGGAAGATTGGTGGCTCCGCTGGCAGGCCGTGCGAACGATCCGTCCTATGTCGAGCACTATCTCGTCTGTCCGCCGCAGGCCAAGCATCGGCGCTCAGTCCGCACCTTTACGCGATGGATCACAAAGGAATTGGGTTTGGTGGAAACCGGTCAGAAACGTTAG
- a CDS encoding SDR family NAD(P)-dependent oxidoreductase, whose amino-acid sequence MLLAGKTAIISGAAGARGIGFATAKTFAAQGARVAILDLDGAGAARAAAELGKEHLGLPCNVTDKADCERAASEVIAAFGQVDILINNAGITQPVKVWDITAEDWDRIQDVNLRGVLYLSQALMPHMRARKAGAIACMSSVSAQRGGGILGGAHYSAAKAGVLGLAKAMARELGPDNIRVNCVTPGLIVTDINIGKIPPEKEKEILAGIPLSRLGRPQDVANIFLFLASDLSAYTTGAVIDVNGGMHIH is encoded by the coding sequence ATGCTTCTGGCGGGCAAAACCGCGATCATTTCCGGCGCGGCTGGCGCGCGTGGCATTGGCTTCGCAACTGCAAAAACATTCGCCGCCCAGGGTGCGCGGGTCGCGATCCTCGATCTCGACGGCGCCGGCGCAGCAAGGGCAGCCGCCGAACTCGGCAAGGAGCATCTCGGTCTTCCCTGCAACGTCACCGACAAGGCTGACTGCGAGCGTGCAGCGTCCGAGGTAATCGCGGCCTTCGGCCAGGTCGACATCCTCATCAACAATGCCGGCATCACCCAGCCCGTGAAGGTCTGGGACATCACCGCCGAGGATTGGGACCGCATCCAGGACGTCAATCTGCGCGGCGTGCTCTATCTCTCGCAGGCGCTGATGCCGCACATGCGTGCGCGCAAGGCGGGCGCGATCGCCTGCATGTCGTCAGTCTCCGCGCAGCGCGGCGGCGGCATTCTCGGCGGTGCGCATTATTCGGCCGCCAAGGCCGGCGTGCTCGGCCTCGCCAAGGCGATGGCGCGCGAGCTCGGCCCCGACAACATCCGCGTCAATTGCGTCACACCCGGGCTGATCGTCACCGACATCAACATCGGCAAGATCCCGCCCGAGAAGGAGAAGGAGATTCTCGCGGGCATTCCGCTGAGCCGCCTCGGCCGGCCGCAGGACGTTGCGAACATCTTCCTGTTCCTGGCCTCCGATCTGTCGGCCTACACGACCGGCGCCGTGATCGACGTGAATGGCGGCATGCACATCCACTGA
- a CDS encoding transketolase yields MAGTNLRTNEPALAERAYRIRRNALRMGEVQGQGYIAQALDIADVLAVAYFHAMRYRPEEPTWEGRDRFLLSNGHYAIALYAALIEAGIIPEAELETYGFDDSRLPMSGMASYTPGMEMSGGSLGLGLSIAVGMCLGLKRKGSDSRVYTLFSDGELDEGSKWEAMMSAAHYGLDNLIAVVDVNNQQADGPSKQMMGFEPLADKVRAFGWFVQRIDGNDLDAVVAAFDAAEKHEGARPRMIIADTMMGKGVPFLEARERNHFMRVDQHEWQLALQALEDGRHA; encoded by the coding sequence ATGGCCGGCACCAACCTGCGAACCAATGAACCCGCGCTGGCGGAACGCGCCTACCGCATCCGCCGCAATGCGCTTCGCATGGGTGAAGTTCAGGGCCAGGGCTACATCGCCCAGGCCCTCGACATCGCCGACGTGCTGGCCGTCGCCTACTTCCATGCGATGCGATACCGCCCGGAAGAACCGACCTGGGAGGGGCGCGACCGCTTCCTGCTGTCGAACGGCCACTACGCCATCGCGCTCTATGCCGCGTTGATCGAGGCAGGAATTATTCCGGAAGCGGAGCTCGAGACCTACGGGTTCGACGACAGCCGGCTTCCGATGTCCGGAATGGCCTCCTACACGCCGGGCATGGAGATGTCGGGAGGATCGCTGGGGCTTGGCCTGAGCATCGCTGTCGGCATGTGCCTGGGTTTGAAGCGCAAGGGCTCCGACAGCCGCGTCTACACGCTGTTCTCCGACGGCGAGCTCGACGAGGGCTCCAAGTGGGAAGCCATGATGTCCGCGGCGCACTACGGGCTCGACAATCTCATTGCGGTTGTCGACGTCAATAATCAGCAGGCCGATGGGCCTTCCAAGCAGATGATGGGTTTCGAGCCGCTTGCCGACAAGGTGCGCGCATTCGGCTGGTTCGTGCAGCGCATCGACGGCAATGATCTCGATGCCGTGGTTGCCGCCTTCGATGCCGCCGAAAAGCATGAAGGCGCAAGGCCGCGCATGATCATCGCGGACACGATGATGGGCAAGGGCGTGCCGTTCCTGGAGGCCCGCGAGCGCAATCACTTCATGCGCGTCGATCAGCACGAGTGGCAGCTCGCGCTGCAGGCTCTTGAAGACGGGAGGCACGCATGA
- a CDS encoding transketolase family protein, with translation MKATSTTTAASAAKPRLTTSAMIASIAAEGQRTKPAPFGNALVELARERHDIVGMTADLGKYTDLHVFAKEFPDRYYQMGMAEQLLFGAASGIAAEGFTPFVTTYAVFAARRAYDFIHQTIAEEDRNVKIACALPGLTSGYGPSHQAAEDLALFRAMPNMTVIDPCDACEIEQVVPAMADHHGPVYMRLLRGQVPLVLDEYGYKFELGKAKLLRDGADVLFVTSGLLTMRALEAAKQLEADKIQAAVLHVPTIKPLDTETIVEACRKPGRLVVVAENHTVIGGLGEAVASALMRARVHPLFHQIGLPDEFLAAGALPTLHDRYGISTQAICSAVKSWR, from the coding sequence ATGAAGGCGACCAGCACAACGACGGCGGCCTCGGCCGCCAAGCCGCGCCTCACCACCTCGGCCATGATCGCTTCGATCGCTGCCGAAGGGCAGCGGACCAAGCCGGCGCCGTTCGGCAATGCGCTCGTCGAGCTCGCGCGCGAACGCCATGACATCGTCGGCATGACCGCCGATCTCGGCAAATATACCGACCTCCACGTGTTCGCGAAGGAGTTTCCCGACCGCTACTATCAAATGGGGATGGCCGAGCAGCTCTTGTTCGGCGCCGCCTCCGGCATCGCCGCGGAGGGTTTCACCCCGTTCGTCACGACCTATGCGGTCTTTGCGGCCCGCCGCGCCTACGACTTCATCCACCAGACGATCGCGGAGGAGGATCGCAACGTCAAGATTGCATGCGCCCTGCCCGGTCTCACGTCAGGTTACGGACCGAGCCACCAGGCGGCGGAAGATCTGGCGCTGTTCCGCGCCATGCCGAACATGACCGTGATCGACCCCTGCGACGCCTGCGAAATCGAGCAGGTCGTGCCGGCAATGGCGGACCATCATGGTCCGGTCTATATGCGCCTCTTGCGCGGACAGGTGCCGCTCGTGCTCGACGAGTACGGCTACAAGTTCGAGCTGGGCAAAGCCAAGCTGCTGCGCGACGGCGCCGACGTGCTGTTCGTGACCTCGGGACTGCTGACCATGCGCGCGCTCGAGGCCGCCAAGCAGCTCGAAGCCGACAAGATCCAGGCGGCCGTTCTGCATGTGCCGACCATCAAGCCGCTCGACACGGAAACGATCGTGGAGGCATGCCGCAAGCCCGGACGCCTCGTCGTCGTCGCCGAAAACCACACCGTGATCGGAGGACTGGGAGAGGCCGTGGCTTCCGCGCTGATGCGTGCGCGGGTCCATCCCCTCTTCCACCAGATCGGCCTGCCCGACGAGTTCCTCGCGGCAGGCGCGCTACCGACATTGCACGATCGCTACGGCATCTCGACGCAGGCGATATGCAGTGCCGTCAAGAGTTGGCGGTGA
- a CDS encoding TRAP transporter substrate-binding protein, whose translation MTKVSKTGLSRRVVLAAGASIPLVSILSRRGDAAEFTLKFATGQDPSHPVNKRAREAIDRIKEATSGRVEINLFPANQLGSDTDLLGQIRNGAVDYLNIGSSVLATLVPTVGIVNTGFAFTSYDEVWKAMDGDLGKFVKSEIENVGVLQIGKSWDNGFRQLTSSTREIKTPDDLKGFKMRVPAAPILTGLFQALGAGPTPINFNEVYSALQTKVVEGQENPLAIIATAKLYEVQKYCSLTSHVWDAYIILGNRRSFQRLPADAQEIVTRELNKAADAERADIAGLSKSLRDELSGKGLQFVEVDKATFRTALGKTSFYKDWRTKFGEKGWTLLEQAVGQLA comes from the coding sequence ATGACCAAGGTATCCAAGACGGGCCTGAGCCGACGCGTCGTGCTGGCTGCGGGCGCATCCATTCCGCTCGTATCAATTCTCTCGCGCCGCGGTGACGCGGCCGAGTTCACCCTCAAATTCGCCACCGGCCAGGATCCGTCGCATCCGGTCAACAAGCGCGCGCGCGAGGCGATCGACCGTATCAAGGAAGCAACGAGCGGGCGTGTCGAGATCAACCTGTTTCCGGCGAACCAGCTCGGCTCCGATACTGACCTCCTGGGCCAGATCCGAAACGGGGCAGTCGACTATCTGAACATCGGCTCCTCTGTTCTCGCGACGCTCGTGCCGACCGTCGGCATCGTCAACACGGGCTTCGCCTTCACCTCCTATGACGAGGTCTGGAAGGCGATGGACGGAGATCTCGGAAAGTTCGTCAAGAGCGAGATCGAGAACGTCGGCGTCCTTCAGATCGGCAAATCCTGGGACAACGGATTCCGTCAGCTCACCTCGTCCACGCGCGAGATCAAGACCCCGGACGATCTCAAGGGCTTCAAGATGCGCGTGCCGGCCGCCCCCATCCTGACCGGCCTGTTCCAGGCGCTCGGCGCCGGCCCGACGCCGATCAACTTCAATGAGGTCTATTCGGCGCTCCAGACCAAGGTCGTCGAAGGCCAGGAGAATCCGCTCGCCATCATCGCGACGGCGAAGCTCTACGAAGTGCAGAAATATTGCAGCCTCACCAGCCATGTCTGGGACGCCTACATCATCCTCGGCAACCGCCGTTCCTTCCAGCGCCTGCCGGCCGACGCCCAGGAGATCGTCACGCGCGAATTGAACAAGGCTGCCGACGCCGAGCGCGCCGATATTGCCGGGCTTTCGAAGTCGCTGCGCGACGAGCTCTCGGGCAAGGGCTTGCAGTTCGTCGAGGTCGACAAGGCCACGTTCCGGACCGCGCTAGGCAAGACCAGCTTCTACAAGGATTGGCGTACCAAGTTCGGCGAAAAGGGCTGGACGCTGCTCGAACAAGCCGTAGGCCAGCTCGCATGA
- a CDS encoding TRAP transporter large permease subunit → MSAEPLSGELVAPALGVAAPLDRLLALVTEPLAAVVVVAEVLVLLTGVISRFVFNHPLTWSDELASIMFLWLAMLGAAIAQRRGQHMRMTALVGKCSGSLRGLLEAVGAAAPALFLLLILGPAYNFTEDQTFVHTPALGLNDAFRAAALPVGVVLMLAASLVRCADRGWRDLILAIVVIAALGGALHVLGPWIKSIGNWNLVIFFAVLLGLGVLAGVPIAFCFGLSTVSYLLLTTTTPLEVIPGRIDEGVSSLILLAVPLFILLGYLIVMTRMSTAMVNFLAALVGHIEGGLSYVLLGAMLLVSGISGAKTADMAAVAPVLFPDMKKRGIHDGELVSLLAASGAMAETIPPSIVLIIIGSVTGVSIAALFTGGIMPGIVLALALALIARRRMVERKGVERGTTSPTTIGRTFVIAAPALMLPIIIRVAVMEGVATATEVATIGIAYAIVIGILVYRSFNWRELYPALVGTATLAGTILFIIGAATCMSWALTQSNFSHALAAALAQAPGGKYGFLVGSIVLFIVLGSVLEGIPAMVLFGPLLFPVAKQLGVHEVHYAMVVILAMGIGLFAPPFGLGYYAACSIGQVDPNAGLKRIWSYLAALVVGLLVVAFVPWISTGFLP, encoded by the coding sequence ATGAGCGCCGAGCCGCTGTCGGGAGAGCTGGTGGCGCCCGCACTGGGCGTCGCCGCACCGCTCGATCGGCTGCTCGCGCTCGTCACCGAGCCGCTGGCAGCCGTCGTGGTCGTCGCCGAGGTCCTGGTCCTGCTCACGGGCGTCATCTCACGCTTCGTTTTCAACCATCCCCTGACCTGGTCGGACGAACTCGCCTCCATCATGTTCCTGTGGCTGGCGATGCTCGGCGCGGCAATCGCGCAGCGGCGCGGTCAGCACATGCGCATGACGGCGCTTGTCGGCAAGTGCTCGGGCTCGCTACGCGGCTTGCTCGAGGCGGTCGGCGCGGCGGCGCCCGCGCTGTTCCTGCTGCTCATTCTCGGCCCGGCCTACAATTTCACCGAAGACCAGACCTTCGTTCATACGCCGGCACTCGGCCTCAATGACGCCTTTCGGGCAGCCGCCCTGCCGGTCGGCGTCGTGCTCATGCTGGCAGCGAGCCTGGTCCGCTGCGCCGATCGCGGCTGGCGCGACCTCATCCTCGCCATTGTCGTCATCGCCGCGCTGGGCGGCGCACTGCATGTACTCGGCCCGTGGATCAAGTCGATCGGCAACTGGAATCTCGTCATCTTCTTTGCGGTCCTGCTCGGGCTCGGCGTGCTCGCCGGCGTGCCGATCGCGTTCTGCTTCGGGCTGTCGACCGTCTCCTATCTCCTGTTGACCACGACCACGCCGCTCGAAGTGATTCCGGGCCGCATCGACGAGGGCGTCAGTTCATTGATCCTGCTGGCGGTGCCTCTGTTCATCCTGCTCGGCTACCTCATCGTCATGACGCGCATGTCGACCGCCATGGTGAATTTCCTGGCTGCGCTGGTCGGTCATATCGAGGGCGGCCTCTCGTATGTGCTGCTCGGCGCAATGCTGCTGGTCTCGGGCATTTCCGGCGCCAAGACGGCCGACATGGCGGCGGTGGCTCCGGTGCTCTTTCCGGACATGAAGAAGCGCGGCATCCACGACGGCGAGCTCGTATCGCTGCTGGCGGCGTCAGGCGCGATGGCCGAGACGATCCCGCCGTCAATCGTGCTCATCATCATCGGCTCGGTGACGGGCGTCTCGATCGCGGCCCTGTTCACCGGCGGTATCATGCCCGGCATTGTGCTGGCACTGGCGCTGGCCCTGATCGCGCGGCGGCGCATGGTGGAGCGCAAGGGGGTGGAACGCGGGACAACGAGCCCAACCACGATCGGCCGCACCTTTGTCATCGCTGCGCCAGCCCTGATGCTGCCAATCATCATCCGCGTTGCCGTGATGGAAGGCGTGGCGACCGCGACCGAGGTCGCCACGATCGGCATTGCCTATGCGATCGTGATCGGAATCCTCGTCTATCGCTCCTTCAACTGGCGCGAGCTCTATCCGGCGCTTGTCGGCACCGCGACGCTTGCGGGCACCATCCTGTTCATCATTGGCGCAGCGACCTGCATGTCCTGGGCATTGACGCAATCGAACTTCTCGCACGCGCTTGCTGCTGCGCTAGCGCAGGCTCCCGGTGGCAAGTATGGCTTCCTGGTCGGCTCCATCGTGCTGTTCATCGTGCTCGGCAGCGTGCTCGAGGGCATCCCGGCAATGGTGCTGTTCGGGCCCCTGCTCTTTCCGGTCGCCAAGCAGCTCGGCGTGCATGAGGTGCACTATGCGATGGTCGTCATCCTCGCCATGGGCATCGGCCTGTTCGCACCGCCCTTCGGGCTCGGTTACTACGCTGCATGCTCGATCGGCCAGGTGGACCCCAATGCAGGCCTGAAGCGCATCTGGAGTTATCTGGCGGCACTGGTGGTCGGACTGCTCGTCGTAGCCTTCGTTCCCTGGATCTCCACCGGTTTTCTCCCGTAA
- a CDS encoding transketolase C-terminal domain-containing protein, with the protein MLEHTSGPVSLVCARQQLDQLRSDASTDNQSRRGAYVLAEADGQRRVTLLATGSEVALAMNARTILQAKGIPTAVVSMPCWELFELQDASYRSSVLGAGTARVGSEAAMKFGWERWLGDNGAFIGMTGFGASGPADALYKRFKITADAIVAAALAIL; encoded by the coding sequence ATGCTCGAGCACACGAGCGGACCCGTGTCCCTTGTGTGCGCCCGCCAACAACTTGACCAACTCAGATCCGACGCATCGACGGACAACCAATCCCGACGCGGCGCCTACGTCCTCGCGGAGGCCGACGGACAGCGCCGTGTCACGCTGCTCGCCACTGGCTCTGAGGTCGCGTTGGCGATGAACGCGCGGACCATCCTGCAAGCGAAAGGCATCCCGACAGCGGTCGTATCCATGCCGTGCTGGGAGCTGTTCGAGCTCCAGGATGCGAGCTATCGCTCTTCGGTTTTGGGGGCTGGCACCGCCCGGGTCGGCAGCGAGGCTGCGATGAAATTCGGTTGGGAGCGTTGGTTGGGCGACAACGGCGCCTTCATCGGAATGACAGGATTTGGCGCGTCAGGTCCTGCCGACGCGCTGTACAAACGCTTCAAAATCACCGCAGATGCGATCGTCGCTGCCGCATTGGCAATTCTCTAA
- a CDS encoding D-2-hydroxyacid dehydrogenase, which yields MKAAEPARIVFLDRDTMPADISLRPFAFPHELVEFGATNPDQVAERIVSADIVITNKAPIRRAELTAASKLRLIAIAATGSDVVDIKACTERGVAVSNIRGYAVNTVPEHTFALILALRRSLTAYRDSVRAGRWAESGQFCYFDHPINDLSGATLGIIGDGALGRAVADIGRAFGMRTLFSSYKGVAGMGPLYTPFEDVLRQSDIITLHAPLMPQTRNMIAAPEFALMERKPLLINTARGGLVDEVALGEALRSGQLAGAGFDVATVEPPHADHPLMQLVDLPNFILTPHVAWASREAVQSLTDQLVDNVEGYWNGTPRNLVAEVPPLSRP from the coding sequence ATGAAGGCCGCCGAACCCGCACGCATCGTATTCCTCGATCGCGACACGATGCCGGCCGATATCAGCCTGCGTCCATTTGCGTTTCCGCATGAACTGGTCGAATTCGGCGCGACCAACCCCGATCAGGTTGCCGAGAGAATTGTGAGCGCCGATATCGTCATCACCAACAAGGCACCGATCCGACGCGCCGAATTGACCGCGGCATCGAAGCTGCGCTTGATCGCGATTGCGGCAACCGGCTCGGACGTCGTCGATATCAAGGCTTGCACGGAGCGCGGCGTCGCCGTCTCCAACATCCGCGGCTACGCCGTCAACACCGTGCCCGAGCACACGTTCGCGCTCATTCTCGCGCTGCGCCGGAGCCTGACAGCCTATCGTGACTCCGTGCGTGCGGGTCGCTGGGCCGAATCCGGACAGTTCTGCTATTTCGACCACCCCATCAATGATCTCTCGGGGGCTACGCTCGGCATCATCGGCGACGGCGCGCTCGGCCGCGCGGTTGCCGACATTGGAAGGGCATTCGGGATGCGCACGCTGTTCTCGTCCTACAAGGGCGTAGCCGGCATGGGCCCCCTCTACACGCCATTCGAGGACGTGCTGCGACAGAGCGATATCATCACCTTGCACGCGCCCTTGATGCCGCAGACGCGCAACATGATTGCAGCGCCCGAATTCGCGCTGATGGAGCGCAAGCCGCTGCTTATCAACACGGCGCGGGGTGGCCTGGTCGACGAGGTCGCGCTGGGCGAGGCGCTTCGCTCGGGCCAGCTCGCCGGTGCGGGCTTTGACGTGGCGACGGTCGAGCCGCCACACGCCGATCATCCGCTGATGCAACTGGTCGACTTACCGAATTTTATCCTGACACCGCACGTTGCCTGGGCCAGCCGTGAAGCTGTCCAATCGCTCACTGATCAGCTCGTCGACAATGTCGAAGGGTATTGGAACGGCACGCCGAGGAACTTGGTGGCTGAGGTGCCCCCGTTGTCTCGCCCATGA
- a CDS encoding FliM/FliN family flagellar motor switch protein, whose product MPTLDKVTVDLMVVLGTTTMPVHQVLRLSRGAIIELDATEADEVKVLANNLPVASGVVLVDRNRIAVEVKQMLPRSPGTR is encoded by the coding sequence GTGCCCACTCTCGACAAAGTCACCGTGGATCTCATGGTCGTCCTCGGGACGACCACCATGCCGGTCCATCAAGTATTACGTCTTTCCCGCGGCGCCATCATCGAACTGGACGCAACCGAGGCCGACGAGGTCAAGGTTTTGGCAAATAATCTGCCCGTCGCCAGCGGCGTCGTGCTGGTCGACCGCAATCGGATCGCGGTCGAAGTCAAGCAGATGCTGCCGCGCTCGCCCGGGACCCGCTAG
- the lipB gene encoding lipoyl(octanoyl) transferase LipB, whose amino-acid sequence MVNSPENQRQDLDLTPFSASSGQPVEWRISDAPVSYPEAVAAMEARVAAIAAGEAPELVWLLEHPPLYTSGTSAKASDLLDPRFPTFAAGRGGQLTYHGPGQRVTYVMLDLKRRRPDVRAYVASLEEWILRTLDAFNVRGERREDRVGVWVKRPDKGPGHEDKIAAIGVRLKRWVSFHGIAINVEPDLSHFLGIVPCGVADPRYGVTSLVDLGHLVTMADVDVALRRAFEELFGPTKAVLPEAVI is encoded by the coding sequence ATGGTTAATAGCCCCGAAAATCAGCGCCAAGACCTCGATTTGACACCGTTTTCCGCCTCCTCGGGCCAGCCCGTGGAGTGGCGGATCTCGGACGCCCCGGTGTCCTATCCCGAAGCCGTCGCCGCCATGGAGGCACGGGTTGCGGCGATTGCCGCGGGCGAAGCGCCGGAACTGGTGTGGCTGCTCGAGCACCCCCCGCTTTACACCTCTGGCACCTCCGCCAAGGCGTCCGACCTGCTCGATCCGCGCTTTCCCACCTTTGCCGCGGGGCGCGGCGGGCAACTGACCTATCACGGGCCCGGCCAGCGGGTGACCTATGTGATGCTCGACCTCAAGCGACGACGGCCGGACGTACGGGCCTATGTTGCGAGCCTGGAGGAATGGATTTTACGCACGCTCGATGCCTTCAACGTCCGCGGCGAGCGGCGCGAGGACCGGGTCGGCGTCTGGGTGAAACGGCCGGACAAGGGGCCCGGTCATGAGGACAAGATCGCCGCGATCGGCGTGCGACTGAAGCGCTGGGTGTCGTTCCACGGCATCGCCATCAACGTCGAGCCGGACCTGTCGCATTTTTTGGGGATCGTGCCCTGCGGCGTCGCCGATCCCCGCTATGGCGTCACCTCGCTGGTCGACCTCGGCCACCTCGTCACGATGGCCGATGTCGACGTCGCGCTGCGGCGGGCTTTTGAGGAGCTGTTCGGCCCGACCAAAGCAGTGCTTCCGGAGGCCGTGATTTAG
- a CDS encoding 4-oxalocrotonate tautomerase family protein: MPLITVSYSTSRQSPSLKADIASTVSELTAKILHKDPTVTAIIVKSVDANDWFAGGKSLAEQKLASYWIDIHVSEGTNTKDEKAAYLAAMFKRMAEILGPLHHETYLHVDEVRGDAYGFGGLTQERRYIAGKLEVAPDRAAA, translated from the coding sequence ATGCCCCTGATTACTGTGTCTTATTCGACCTCCCGCCAGTCGCCGTCGCTCAAGGCCGACATCGCGAGCACCGTGTCCGAGCTCACCGCAAAGATCCTGCACAAGGATCCCACGGTCACCGCCATCATCGTGAAATCGGTCGACGCCAACGACTGGTTCGCCGGCGGCAAGTCGCTCGCCGAGCAGAAGCTCGCGAGCTACTGGATCGACATCCATGTTTCCGAGGGGACCAACACCAAGGACGAGAAGGCCGCCTATCTCGCCGCGATGTTCAAGCGCATGGCCGAGATTCTCGGGCCCCTGCATCATGAGACCTATCTGCATGTCGACGAGGTGAGGGGCGATGCCTACGGCTTTGGCGGCCTCACCCAGGAGCGCCGCTACATCGCCGGCAAGCTCGAAGTCGCGCCGGACCGCGCCGCCGCCTAA
- a CDS encoding LysR family transcriptional regulator, protein MTATLDIATVQAFLLVADLQSFTRAAEALGTTQAAVSLKLQRLETLLGKRLVERSPRAVKLTAEGVAFLPRARALMDAHDRALSGEAETAQLLSLGISDHAGGSELVPLLERLHAMSSTLALAVTIGFSREMLDAYDAGRVDAVIVRQEGSRRGGEKLVEDTFGWFASKRFTLPTGDALPLATLAPPCGVRAIAVRALDKAGIPWRERFLGGGVTAVVAAALAGLAVAPLARRIAPPGLVDIGPVHKLPPLGTSKVMLHSKVSDPTSLAALRTVAATFRSVAGA, encoded by the coding sequence ATGACAGCAACGCTCGACATCGCCACGGTGCAGGCCTTCCTGCTGGTCGCCGACCTCCAGAGTTTTACGCGCGCGGCTGAGGCGCTCGGAACAACGCAGGCGGCGGTGAGCCTCAAGCTTCAGCGCCTTGAAACGCTGCTTGGAAAGCGCCTCGTCGAGCGCTCGCCGCGCGCGGTGAAGCTGACCGCCGAGGGCGTTGCGTTCCTGCCGCGAGCGCGGGCGCTGATGGACGCCCATGACCGCGCGCTGTCGGGCGAGGCGGAGACGGCGCAACTGTTGTCGCTTGGCATCTCCGACCATGCGGGCGGCTCCGAGCTCGTGCCGCTACTGGAGCGGTTGCATGCAATGTCCTCGACGCTCGCCCTTGCCGTCACCATCGGCTTCTCGCGCGAGATGCTGGACGCTTACGACGCGGGCCGGGTCGATGCGGTGATCGTCCGTCAGGAAGGCAGCCGGCGCGGCGGCGAAAAGCTCGTCGAGGACACATTCGGCTGGTTCGCGTCAAAGCGCTTCACCCTGCCGACAGGCGACGCATTGCCGCTCGCAACCCTGGCACCGCCCTGCGGCGTGCGCGCCATCGCGGTGCGCGCACTGGACAAGGCCGGCATCCCCTGGCGCGAGCGCTTCCTCGGCGGTGGCGTCACCGCGGTCGTCGCCGCTGCGCTTGCCGGCCTCGCCGTCGCGCCGCTGGCACGGCGGATCGCGCCGCCCGGACTCGTCGATATCGGCCCGGTCCACAAGCTGCCGCCGCTCGGCACCTCAAAGGTGATGCTGCACTCGAAGGTCAGCGATCCCACAAGCCTCGCCGCGCTGCGCACGGTGGCGGCGACATTCCGGAGCGTGGCAGGCGCGTAG